One window of the Pseudarthrobacter sp. ATCC 49987 genome contains the following:
- a CDS encoding CGNR zinc finger domain-containing protein codes for MLFAPDTEVALRSVVNLINTAANGEEQLATVQDLDHFLKTEGFSGSRARDAAELASVRRLRSELATLWLADESAAVDTVNRLLREARALPQLVKHDHWDWHLHAATPEAPLADRMSTEAAMALVDVIRSKEMDRMLVCAAEDCDAVVLDLSRNRSKRYCDTGNCANRAHVAAYRARKAAS; via the coding sequence ATGCTTTTTGCCCCTGACACAGAGGTGGCCCTGCGGTCGGTGGTCAACCTGATCAACACCGCGGCCAACGGCGAGGAACAACTCGCCACTGTCCAGGACCTGGATCACTTTTTGAAGACGGAGGGGTTCAGCGGCTCGCGGGCCAGGGACGCGGCCGAACTGGCCAGCGTGCGCCGCCTCCGCAGCGAACTCGCCACCCTCTGGCTCGCAGACGAATCCGCCGCGGTGGACACCGTGAACAGGCTGCTGCGGGAGGCGCGGGCACTCCCCCAGCTCGTCAAGCACGACCACTGGGACTGGCATCTGCACGCCGCCACCCCGGAGGCGCCGCTGGCGGACCGGATGAGCACAGAGGCCGCGATGGCGTTGGTTGATGTCATCCGCAGCAAGGAAATGGACCGGATGCTGGTGTGCGCCGCCGAGGACTGCGACGCCGTGGTGCTGGACCTTAGCCGGAACCGCTCCAAGCGCTACTGCGACACAGGCAACTGCGCGAACCGGGCGCACGTGGCGGCCTATCGCGCACGAAAAGCGGCCTCCTGA
- a CDS encoding metal-sensitive transcriptional regulator, producing the protein MKQPEVPVVAPADTEPHQQHGYASNKDAYLRRLKRIEGQVRGIARMVEEDKYCIDILTQVAAVTKALHAVSLGLVEEHIGHCVVGAASEPDAELRAEAIDFKVKEATDAIGRLLR; encoded by the coding sequence ATGAAACAGCCCGAAGTCCCCGTTGTGGCACCCGCGGACACAGAGCCGCACCAACAGCACGGCTACGCATCCAACAAGGACGCCTACCTGCGGCGGCTGAAGCGGATCGAGGGCCAGGTGCGCGGCATCGCCCGGATGGTCGAGGAGGACAAGTACTGCATCGACATCCTTACCCAGGTCGCCGCCGTCACTAAAGCCCTGCATGCCGTCAGCCTCGGGCTGGTGGAGGAACACATCGGCCACTGCGTCGTCGGCGCCGCTTCCGAACCGGACGCCGAGCTTCGGGCTGAAGCCATCGACTTCAAGGTCAAAGAGGCCACCGATGCCATCGGACGCCTGCTGCGGTAG
- a CDS encoding universal stress protein: MSAERPSAPSPLVVGVLPGQSPEVLQTAGPLASKLATELICAYVDEASYLVEWDPARSAHRLSLHPDTDNAEIRAVTQELRTSIGLACDPLGIHWTLRTLAGDPARALGKLAAETGAAMIIVGTPEPGLGHRISAALNGSVAAWLSHHQDHPILIVPVRAAVHHRTRHGS, encoded by the coding sequence ATGTCCGCCGAACGCCCGAGTGCTCCGTCTCCCCTCGTGGTCGGTGTGCTCCCTGGACAGAGCCCCGAAGTGCTGCAGACAGCTGGCCCGCTGGCCAGCAAACTCGCCACCGAGCTGATCTGCGCTTACGTGGATGAGGCCAGCTACCTCGTGGAGTGGGATCCGGCGCGGTCCGCGCACCGGCTCTCCCTGCACCCGGACACCGACAACGCCGAGATCCGGGCCGTGACCCAGGAGCTGCGCACCAGCATCGGCCTGGCCTGCGACCCGCTCGGCATCCACTGGACCCTGCGGACGCTGGCGGGGGATCCGGCCCGGGCGCTTGGCAAGCTGGCAGCCGAGACCGGTGCCGCAATGATCATCGTGGGCACACCGGAGCCCGGCCTGGGACACCGGATTTCCGCCGCCCTCAACGGTTCGGTGGCCGCGTGGCTCAGCCACCACCAGGACCATCCGATCCTGATTGTTCCGGTCCGCGCCGCAGTCCACCACCGGACAAGGCATGGCTCCTGA
- a CDS encoding WD40/YVTN/BNR-like repeat-containing protein — protein sequence MATAASYILAIGTKKGLWLATSPDRKDWSLSGPHFLMSEVPSIGIDTRDGRTRILVGVRSEHWGPTVFHSDDLGESWNEPEQGAIRFPEGTDAALERIWQIHPDAESRPGVVWAGCEPISVWKSTDGGEHFELNRGLWDHPHRSEWGAGYGGAAAHSIVVDHSGEKVHVAMSTGGVYRSLDGGSSWEPRNKGISAYFMPDPNPEFGQCVHKIAADASVDGRLYAQNHHGVYRSDDDAESWESIAEGLPADFGFVMLTHPRRAGTAWVIPLKADGERIPPDGKLAVHRTDDAGASWKRLDNGLPGAEFNAVLRDAACVDAAEPAGVYFGTRGGSVYASADEGGHFAEVASHLPDVLCVRAAAVSPAPGAAVNA from the coding sequence ATGGCTACCGCAGCGAGTTATATCCTGGCGATCGGCACCAAAAAAGGCCTCTGGCTGGCGACGAGTCCGGACCGCAAGGACTGGTCTCTTTCCGGCCCGCACTTCCTGATGAGCGAGGTCCCCAGCATCGGCATCGATACGCGGGACGGCCGGACCCGGATCCTGGTCGGTGTCCGTTCCGAGCACTGGGGCCCCACAGTTTTCCACTCTGATGACCTGGGCGAATCCTGGAACGAGCCCGAACAAGGCGCCATCCGCTTCCCCGAGGGCACGGATGCTGCCCTCGAACGCATCTGGCAGATCCACCCCGACGCCGAGTCCCGCCCCGGCGTCGTCTGGGCCGGCTGCGAACCCATCTCCGTGTGGAAGTCGACCGACGGCGGCGAACACTTCGAACTCAACCGCGGGCTCTGGGACCACCCGCACCGCAGTGAATGGGGAGCCGGCTATGGCGGCGCCGCGGCGCACTCGATCGTCGTCGATCACTCCGGCGAGAAGGTGCACGTCGCGATGAGCACTGGCGGCGTCTACCGCTCGCTCGACGGCGGCAGCTCCTGGGAACCGCGCAACAAAGGAATCTCGGCCTATTTTATGCCCGACCCCAATCCCGAATTCGGCCAGTGCGTGCACAAGATTGCCGCCGATGCTTCCGTTGACGGCCGCCTCTACGCGCAGAACCATCACGGTGTCTACCGCAGCGACGACGACGCCGAGAGCTGGGAATCGATCGCGGAAGGCCTGCCTGCGGACTTCGGCTTCGTGATGCTCACGCATCCGCGCCGGGCCGGCACCGCCTGGGTCATCCCGCTCAAGGCGGACGGCGAACGGATCCCGCCGGACGGGAAATTGGCGGTTCACCGCACAGACGACGCCGGGGCGAGCTGGAAGCGCCTGGACAATGGCCTGCCCGGAGCGGAGTTCAACGCCGTACTGCGGGACGCCGCCTGCGTCGACGCGGCGGAGCCGGCCGGGGTGTACTTCGGCACACGCGGCGGCAGCGTCTACGCCAGCGCCGACGAGGGGGGACACTTCGCCGAAGTGGCCTCGCACCTGCCGGACGTGCTGTGCGTGCGTGCCGCCGCGGTGTCCCCGGCCCCCGGCGCTGCCGTGAATGCCTGA
- a CDS encoding heavy-metal-associated domain-containing protein, with protein MSTVSTTVNVSGMTCGHCVSSVSEELESLAGVEKVDVDLNSGGISTVTITSTGALSSSEIGEAVAEAGYLVVSNEA; from the coding sequence ATGAGCACCGTTTCCACCACCGTCAACGTGTCCGGCATGACCTGCGGCCACTGCGTGTCCTCAGTCAGCGAAGAACTCGAGTCCCTGGCCGGCGTCGAGAAGGTCGACGTCGACCTCAACTCCGGGGGCATCTCCACCGTCACCATCACCTCCACAGGCGCCCTGTCATCCTCCGAGATCGGCGAGGCTGTTGCCGAAGCGGGCTACCTGGTTGTGTCCAACGAGGCCTGA
- a CDS encoding branched-chain amino acid ABC transporter permease, which produces MGTVSSALRTRPARIALTAVVAIALIVAPLVLPAFANQTLVRIGVYAVAVLGLNIVMGYTGQVNLGQIFFVGLGAYVTAYGVNHGWSIIVVFAAACVSAGIVGLLVALAAARLGGLAIAMVTIALPIVGVPLAKRLSEFTGGSQGISARFSDAPEWSGLYNDQWQFYIVLVVTAAAFLLARSLVRGKYGRAFAVVRENEAVAASMGVSPYRTKVLAFTIASIFGGASGFLYLAAVQYTSPETLSFGHSISLVAAMVIGGAGSIAGSLLGGAYYVFVPQLTNAIDPNFTAVSQGAILLAVLFLLPGGLVSLPRVIRRLSRRRTARPRSGNPPQTAPAQHPVPDAAREGHENTERQDRS; this is translated from the coding sequence ATGGGTACCGTATCGTCCGCTCTTCGCACCAGGCCGGCGCGGATCGCCCTCACTGCCGTGGTAGCGATTGCGCTGATCGTCGCCCCGCTCGTCCTTCCGGCGTTTGCCAACCAGACCCTGGTGCGCATTGGCGTCTACGCCGTCGCGGTGTTGGGGCTAAACATCGTTATGGGCTACACCGGACAGGTCAACCTGGGGCAGATCTTCTTCGTCGGGCTCGGCGCCTACGTCACCGCCTACGGCGTCAACCACGGCTGGAGCATCATTGTGGTGTTCGCGGCGGCCTGCGTGAGTGCGGGCATCGTGGGGCTGCTGGTGGCACTCGCCGCTGCCCGGCTCGGTGGTCTGGCGATCGCAATGGTGACCATCGCGCTGCCGATCGTCGGCGTCCCCCTGGCCAAGCGCCTCTCAGAATTCACGGGTGGCTCGCAGGGCATTTCAGCACGCTTCTCGGATGCACCCGAATGGTCTGGCCTGTACAACGACCAGTGGCAGTTCTACATCGTGCTGGTGGTGACGGCCGCCGCGTTCCTGCTGGCCCGAAGCCTTGTGCGTGGCAAGTACGGGCGGGCGTTCGCGGTGGTCCGCGAGAACGAAGCCGTCGCTGCCTCGATGGGAGTCTCGCCGTACCGCACCAAGGTGCTCGCCTTCACCATCGCGTCGATATTCGGCGGGGCGAGCGGCTTCCTCTACCTCGCGGCCGTGCAGTACACCTCGCCGGAGACGCTCAGCTTCGGCCACTCCATCAGTCTCGTTGCGGCGATGGTCATCGGCGGTGCCGGAAGCATCGCGGGCTCGCTCCTCGGCGGCGCCTACTACGTTTTCGTTCCGCAGCTGACGAACGCGATCGATCCGAACTTCACCGCTGTCAGCCAGGGCGCGATCCTCCTCGCGGTGCTGTTCCTTTTGCCCGGAGGACTGGTTAGCCTTCCGCGAGTGATCCGCCGGCTCAGCCGCCGGCGGACCGCCCGCCCCAGATCCGGGAACCCCCCGCAAACCGCTCCTGCGCAGCATCCGGTTCCGGACGCCGCGCGGGAGGGACACGAAAACACAGAGAGGCAAGATCGATCATGA
- a CDS encoding heavy metal translocating P-type ATPase: MSREQLLDQPGTRVIELDIEGMTCASCVSRVERKLGKLDGVTATVNLPLESAHVTVPAAVTDAQITATVEAAGYKATVRGGEDSTRADGAGMRQHASKVGPRRQGSLAELARSGGRRGGTSEHAEHVPGGVAAGDYPASAVAAKLRPRLAAAATLTIPVFLISMFPAFQFANWGWTAGALALPVVTWAAWPFHRAAAINARHFASTMDTLVSIGVTAAYVFSAWQLFADPRMTDHPQGMEGMEGLGSGGLYFEVAAVVTTFLLLGRYLEANAKQKAGEALKALLNLGAKDATVLRNGQEQQIPADQLGVGDLLVVRPGEKIATDGIVVEGSSAVDASLVTGESVPVEVGPDTPVTGATINTSGRLLVRATRVGAETTLAQMGRLVAQAQTGKAPIARLADRISAVFVPVVLAIAAVTFGAWLLAAGPAISDTELRAAFTAAVAVLVIACPCALGLATPVGLLTGTGRGAQLGILIKGPQVLEDTRTVDTILLDKTGTVTSGHLAVDGTEVFGAFTPAEVLRLAGAVEAASEHPIARAVAAAALSAERHSNDAGALPAVADFGSAPGGGVTGKVGGRVVTAGRTGWLQENGISPTAAQLAAFSSAEGSGATAIWLAVDGQPTGIISLRDTLKPGSAAAILRLRELGLRPILLTGDNAAVAAQVAADVGIAPEDVFAGVLPAGKVEAVRKLQAAGATVAMAGDGVNDAAALAQADLGIAMGSGTDVAIEAADLTVMGNDLGQVAQAIELSRRTLATIKTNLFWAFFYNAVGIPVAALGLLNPMIAGAAMAASSVLVVTNSLRLRSFGK, translated from the coding sequence GTGAGCAGAGAGCAACTGCTGGACCAGCCCGGAACCCGGGTAATCGAGCTCGATATCGAGGGCATGACCTGCGCCTCCTGCGTCAGCCGCGTCGAACGCAAACTCGGAAAGCTCGACGGCGTCACAGCCACCGTGAACCTTCCCCTGGAATCGGCCCATGTCACAGTCCCCGCAGCCGTCACCGACGCCCAAATCACCGCCACAGTAGAGGCAGCCGGCTACAAGGCGACAGTGCGCGGAGGTGAGGATTCCACGCGCGCCGACGGTGCCGGCATGCGGCAACATGCGTCTAAGGTGGGGCCACGCCGGCAGGGTTCCCTGGCCGAGCTTGCGAGGTCAGGGGGCCGGCGGGGAGGAACGAGCGAGCACGCGGAGCATGTGCCCGGTGGCGTCGCGGCTGGTGACTATCCGGCGTCGGCCGTAGCAGCCAAGCTCCGCCCGCGCCTGGCCGCCGCGGCCACCCTCACCATCCCGGTGTTCCTGATTTCAATGTTCCCCGCCTTCCAGTTCGCCAACTGGGGCTGGACAGCAGGAGCCCTGGCCCTGCCGGTGGTCACCTGGGCCGCCTGGCCGTTCCACCGGGCCGCCGCCATCAACGCCCGGCACTTCGCCTCCACGATGGACACACTCGTCTCCATCGGCGTGACCGCGGCCTACGTCTTCTCGGCGTGGCAGCTTTTTGCGGACCCGCGGATGACTGACCATCCGCAGGGTATGGAGGGTATGGAGGGCCTGGGCTCCGGCGGACTGTACTTCGAAGTTGCCGCGGTGGTCACCACTTTCCTGCTGCTGGGCCGGTACCTGGAGGCCAATGCCAAACAAAAGGCCGGAGAAGCTCTCAAGGCCCTGCTGAACCTGGGTGCCAAGGATGCCACCGTCCTCCGGAACGGCCAGGAGCAGCAGATCCCGGCTGATCAGCTGGGGGTGGGTGACCTTCTGGTGGTCCGCCCCGGCGAGAAAATCGCGACGGACGGCATCGTCGTCGAGGGATCCTCCGCGGTGGACGCCTCGCTGGTGACGGGCGAATCCGTGCCGGTGGAAGTCGGCCCGGACACCCCTGTCACGGGCGCCACCATCAACACCTCCGGCCGCCTGCTGGTCCGCGCCACGCGCGTCGGAGCCGAAACAACGCTGGCCCAGATGGGCCGGCTGGTCGCCCAGGCGCAGACCGGCAAGGCGCCGATCGCGCGCCTCGCGGACCGGATCAGCGCGGTGTTCGTGCCGGTGGTCCTGGCCATCGCCGCGGTGACCTTTGGTGCCTGGCTGCTCGCGGCCGGCCCGGCCATCAGCGACACCGAACTGCGCGCCGCATTCACGGCCGCCGTCGCGGTGCTCGTCATCGCCTGCCCCTGCGCCCTGGGCCTGGCCACCCCCGTGGGACTGCTCACCGGGACAGGCCGGGGTGCGCAGCTGGGTATCCTCATCAAGGGACCGCAAGTCCTCGAGGACACCCGGACCGTGGACACCATCCTGCTGGACAAGACCGGCACCGTGACCAGCGGACACCTCGCCGTCGACGGCACCGAGGTATTCGGGGCCTTCACCCCGGCTGAAGTCCTGCGTCTGGCCGGGGCGGTCGAGGCCGCATCAGAACACCCGATTGCCCGTGCGGTCGCCGCTGCCGCGCTTTCCGCCGAGCGCCACAGCAACGACGCCGGCGCCCTTCCCGCCGTCGCCGACTTTGGCTCCGCACCGGGCGGCGGAGTCACAGGAAAGGTCGGGGGCAGGGTCGTGACGGCAGGAAGGACGGGCTGGCTGCAGGAGAACGGCATCTCCCCCACAGCCGCACAGCTGGCGGCCTTCAGCTCAGCCGAAGGTTCCGGGGCCACCGCCATCTGGCTCGCCGTGGACGGGCAGCCGACCGGAATCATTAGCCTTCGGGACACGCTCAAGCCGGGCTCCGCAGCCGCGATCCTGCGGCTCCGGGAGCTCGGGCTGCGGCCGATTCTCCTGACCGGGGACAATGCGGCTGTCGCGGCGCAGGTGGCCGCCGACGTCGGCATCGCGCCCGAGGACGTCTTCGCCGGGGTGCTGCCGGCGGGCAAGGTCGAGGCCGTGCGGAAACTGCAGGCGGCAGGCGCCACCGTGGCCATGGCCGGCGACGGCGTCAATGACGCCGCGGCGCTGGCCCAGGCGGACCTCGGCATCGCCATGGGATCCGGCACCGACGTCGCCATCGAGGCCGCGGACCTGACGGTCATGGGCAATGATTTGGGGCAGGTGGCCCAGGCCATCGAACTGTCCCGCCGGACCCTGGCGACCATCAAGACAAACCTCTTCTGGGCCTTTTTCTATAACGCCGTCGGGATCCCGGTGGCTGCCCTGGGCCTGCTCAACCCGATGATCGCCGGCGCCGCCATGGCAGCCAGCTCCGTACTGGTCGTGACCAATTCGCTGCGGCTGCGCAGCTTCGGGAAGTAA
- a CDS encoding MoaD/ThiS family protein, whose protein sequence is MAGISVVLPSVLQPLAGGQAFLTPPAATAVTVEGLLDLVTGEYPALSRRLRDETGAIRRYVNIYVNGNEIRRLQGLATEVSPGQEVLIIQSVAGG, encoded by the coding sequence GTGGCCGGGATCAGTGTGGTGCTGCCCAGTGTGCTGCAGCCGCTCGCCGGCGGGCAGGCCTTCCTGACTCCCCCCGCCGCAACGGCGGTGACGGTGGAGGGGCTGCTGGACCTGGTGACGGGGGAGTACCCCGCCCTGTCGCGGCGGTTGCGTGATGAGACCGGGGCGATCCGACGCTACGTGAACATATACGTCAACGGGAATGAAATCCGCCGCTTGCAGGGCCTGGCCACGGAGGTGTCCCCGGGGCAGGAGGTCCTGATCATCCAGTCCGTGGCCGGCGGCTAG
- a CDS encoding ABC transporter ATP-binding protein yields MTLLELADVTASYGPVQVIDGVSLSVPEGGSVGILGANGAGKTTTLRAISGTVRTGGRITFDGRDIRGLRPDQVAALGIAHVPEGRGTLGQLSVRENLMVGAYLRKGRQAISADVDYCLDLFPQLQDRVGSRAAALSGGEQQMLAVARAFMAKPKLLLLDEASLGLAPSTAKTVYDAIRRLRRESGIAMVVVEQNANLAFSLVDTATVLETGRNVLTGTSAELKGMDEIRRAYLGG; encoded by the coding sequence ATGACGCTGCTTGAACTCGCCGACGTGACCGCGTCCTACGGGCCTGTGCAAGTGATCGACGGGGTCTCGCTCAGTGTGCCCGAGGGCGGGTCCGTAGGAATCCTCGGCGCGAACGGGGCCGGCAAGACCACCACGCTGCGCGCGATCAGCGGCACGGTGCGCACCGGTGGACGGATCACGTTCGACGGACGGGACATCCGGGGCTTGCGCCCAGACCAGGTGGCCGCCCTGGGGATCGCCCACGTCCCGGAGGGCCGCGGTACCCTCGGCCAGCTCAGCGTGCGCGAGAATCTGATGGTTGGCGCCTACCTTCGCAAGGGCCGGCAGGCGATCTCCGCCGACGTCGACTACTGTCTGGACCTGTTCCCGCAGCTGCAGGACCGCGTCGGATCGCGGGCGGCGGCACTGTCCGGCGGGGAGCAACAGATGCTCGCTGTGGCCCGGGCATTCATGGCCAAGCCCAAGCTGTTGTTGCTCGACGAAGCGTCGCTCGGGCTGGCACCCAGCACGGCGAAGACAGTGTATGACGCGATCCGCCGGCTCCGGCGCGAGTCCGGCATCGCCATGGTCGTCGTCGAGCAGAACGCAAACCTCGCATTCTCGCTGGTGGACACGGCGACCGTGCTCGAAACGGGCCGCAACGTGCTGACCGGAACCTCGGCCGAACTCAAAGGCATGGACGAGATCCGCCGCGCCTACCTGGGGGGCTGA
- a CDS encoding ABC transporter ATP-binding protein, translated as MAASLSLKDVNLHFGGVKVLQDVSFDVEPGVILGLVGPNGAGKTSLFNCISGHYKPNSGSITINGTEVLGSAPARLARLGLARTFQHPALQLNATVLQNVLLGGHIRLPGGPVSWALRLPYTARAERGIRAEALELLDRAGLAWAADLPADELSHGLHKGVELWRALLSKPALLLLDEPAAGLSHGEVEQLIATVKRIRAEQDITIIIVEHHMGLISALTDQVVVLDHGRKLMAGTAAEAQSDPRVIEAYIGKDAADDAA; from the coding sequence GTGGCCGCAAGCCTGAGCCTGAAGGACGTGAACCTGCACTTTGGTGGGGTCAAGGTGCTGCAGGACGTGAGCTTCGACGTCGAACCGGGCGTCATCCTCGGCCTGGTTGGCCCCAATGGTGCCGGCAAGACGTCGCTTTTCAACTGCATCAGCGGCCACTACAAGCCGAACTCCGGGTCGATCACCATTAACGGCACCGAGGTGCTAGGGAGTGCCCCGGCGCGCCTCGCGCGGCTGGGGCTGGCGCGCACCTTCCAGCACCCCGCGCTGCAACTGAACGCCACCGTCCTGCAGAATGTGCTTCTCGGGGGGCACATCCGGCTCCCCGGCGGCCCTGTTTCATGGGCGCTCAGGCTGCCTTACACTGCCCGGGCCGAGCGCGGGATCCGAGCGGAAGCGCTCGAACTTCTCGACCGCGCAGGTCTCGCGTGGGCGGCGGATCTGCCGGCCGACGAACTCTCGCATGGGCTTCACAAGGGTGTTGAACTGTGGCGCGCTCTGCTCTCCAAGCCCGCCCTGCTGCTGCTCGATGAGCCCGCAGCGGGACTATCACACGGCGAAGTCGAGCAACTCATCGCGACTGTGAAGCGGATCCGCGCCGAGCAGGACATCACGATCATCATCGTCGAACACCATATGGGACTTATCTCGGCCCTCACCGACCAGGTCGTCGTGCTCGACCACGGCCGCAAGCTCATGGCGGGGACCGCAGCCGAGGCTCAGTCCGATCCCCGTGTGATCGAGGCCTACATCGGGAAGGACGCCGCGGATGACGCTGCTTGA
- a CDS encoding branched-chain amino acid ABC transporter permease, which translates to MGTFIQLVVDGLSTGSIYAALALAIVLVNQATGLINFAQGGMAVLSSYIAYVFVQLGLPLIVAIFVAVVLSFLIGALVERLLVRRFERGDPDTAVVVTIGLLTLVTGICAVLWGYNNLGFPSLFPLTSVQILGAVVSVRALATTVTIVVIMVVLQVLFLRTKLGLALRAVADNPGSAAFSGLPVGRLLMVGWGLAATLGAIAGVLVAPQLTLTPGMLDTALVYALAAVILGGLSSPIGCVVAASAIGVLENLVAVYVPFIGHDLKIAVPFVLIFVILIVRPQGLFGRKVVVRV; encoded by the coding sequence ATGGGCACCTTCATCCAACTCGTTGTCGACGGCCTCTCGACCGGCTCCATCTACGCGGCCCTGGCCCTCGCGATCGTGCTCGTGAACCAGGCGACCGGGCTCATCAACTTCGCCCAGGGCGGCATGGCCGTGCTGTCCAGCTACATCGCCTACGTCTTCGTCCAGCTGGGCTTGCCGCTCATCGTCGCGATCTTCGTTGCGGTGGTGCTCTCGTTCCTTATCGGCGCGCTGGTGGAGCGGTTGCTCGTCCGCCGGTTCGAGCGGGGCGATCCCGACACGGCCGTCGTGGTGACGATCGGTTTGCTCACCCTTGTCACGGGCATCTGCGCAGTACTTTGGGGCTATAACAACCTCGGGTTTCCGTCGCTGTTCCCGCTGACAAGCGTGCAAATCCTCGGCGCTGTGGTGAGCGTCCGGGCGCTGGCAACGACGGTGACGATCGTGGTGATCATGGTGGTTCTGCAGGTGCTGTTCCTCCGCACCAAGCTGGGGCTCGCGCTCCGCGCGGTGGCCGACAACCCAGGCTCAGCTGCGTTCTCGGGACTCCCGGTGGGCCGGCTGCTGATGGTCGGCTGGGGGCTTGCTGCAACCCTCGGGGCAATTGCCGGCGTCCTCGTTGCCCCGCAGCTGACGCTGACTCCGGGCATGCTCGACACGGCGCTGGTCTACGCGCTCGCCGCCGTCATCCTCGGCGGCTTGAGCAGCCCGATCGGCTGTGTCGTGGCCGCTTCGGCGATCGGCGTGCTGGAGAACCTGGTGGCTGTTTACGTGCCCTTCATCGGTCATGACCTCAAGATCGCCGTGCCGTTTGTACTGATCTTCGTCATCCTTATCGTCCGTCCCCAAGGCCTGTTCGGGAGAAAGGTCGTGGTGAGGGTCTGA
- a CDS encoding DUF2277 domain-containing protein translates to MCRNIRTLHNFEPHATTAEVEAAALQYVRKISGSTKPSKANEEAFNRAVHEIAHATQHLLDSLVTQAPAKDRGEEAAKAKARAAVRFGAA, encoded by the coding sequence ATGTGCCGAAACATCCGCACCCTCCACAACTTTGAACCCCACGCCACCACCGCCGAGGTGGAAGCTGCCGCGCTGCAATACGTGCGCAAGATCAGCGGCAGCACCAAGCCCTCGAAGGCCAATGAAGAGGCCTTCAACCGGGCTGTCCACGAGATTGCACATGCCACGCAACACCTCCTCGACTCCCTGGTGACCCAGGCTCCGGCAAAGGACCGCGGGGAGGAAGCCGCCAAGGCGAAGGCCAGGGCTGCCGTCCGCTTCGGCGCCGCCTGA
- a CDS encoding EamA family transporter has protein sequence MRAPGKGGAGAPRTASGFMASGLGVALFSSAVFGLSGSFAKALLETGWSPGAAVTARLTGAALILAVFAAPALRGRWHQLKDNWLTVLLFGLIGVAACQLFYFNAVARLSVGVALLLEYLAPVIIVLWLWAASRKRPRPLTIAGTLLSLGGLVLVLDLTGAVRIDVVGVLWGIAAAVCLAIYFFITAKENDTLPPIVLASGGLMVGAVTMWLAAATGLLPMAFSTADTRLGPWVTPWWVALGGLVVLATVLAYVSGIVAARALGSKVASFVSLTEVLFAVIWAWLLLGELPGPIQLMGGLLIVGGVVLVRLDELRTPPGAGGAALPAALDHANDVEPVP, from the coding sequence ATGCGAGCCCCCGGAAAGGGCGGTGCCGGCGCACCCCGCACGGCCTCCGGGTTCATGGCCTCGGGCCTGGGAGTTGCGTTGTTTTCCTCGGCCGTGTTCGGACTCTCCGGCTCCTTTGCCAAAGCCCTGCTGGAGACCGGCTGGAGCCCAGGCGCGGCCGTCACCGCACGCCTCACCGGAGCCGCGCTGATCCTGGCGGTTTTCGCGGCCCCCGCGCTGCGCGGACGCTGGCACCAGCTCAAGGACAACTGGCTCACGGTGCTGCTTTTCGGCCTCATCGGGGTCGCGGCCTGCCAACTGTTCTATTTCAACGCGGTGGCAAGGCTCTCGGTCGGGGTTGCCCTGCTGCTGGAATACCTGGCGCCCGTCATCATCGTGCTGTGGCTTTGGGCCGCCAGCCGCAAACGCCCGCGCCCGCTGACGATCGCCGGAACCCTGCTCTCCCTGGGCGGCCTGGTCCTGGTGCTGGACCTCACCGGAGCCGTGAGGATCGACGTCGTGGGTGTCCTCTGGGGCATCGCGGCAGCCGTCTGCCTCGCAATCTACTTCTTCATCACGGCCAAGGAAAACGACACCCTCCCGCCGATCGTCCTGGCCTCCGGCGGACTCATGGTCGGCGCCGTCACCATGTGGCTTGCCGCGGCAACCGGCCTGCTTCCCATGGCGTTCAGCACAGCCGACACCCGCCTCGGCCCCTGGGTCACCCCCTGGTGGGTGGCCCTGGGCGGCCTCGTCGTGCTGGCCACCGTGCTCGCCTACGTCTCCGGCATTGTGGCGGCTCGCGCACTCGGCTCCAAGGTCGCCTCCTTTGTCTCGCTCACCGAAGTGCTGTTCGCCGTCATCTGGGCCTGGCTGTTGCTCGGTGAACTGCCTGGCCCCATCCAGCTCATGGGCGGGCTGCTGATTGTCGGCGGCGTCGTGCTGGTCCGGCTGGACGAGCTCAGGACACCGCCGGGCGCCGGTGGGGCCGCGTTGCCGGCCGCCCTCGACCACGCGAACGACGTCGAGCCCGTGCCGTAG